The genomic stretch GGCCGGGCGCCGATCTCGCGCTGCTCGCCATCTTCGCCACCGTCGCGCTGGCATCCTTTGCCATGGTGCGCTGGCTGCGCGGCACCTACCCCGTATCGGCCGGAGGGCTCGCCCGATGAACGCCGTTCGTCTTGTCGCCAGGGAATTCCTCGGCATGTTCGTCGACGACGGCAATCTGGCGCTGCTGGCGCTGGTGCTGGTGGCCGCCGTCGCGGCGGCGGTGAAGCTGCTGGCCCTGCCGCCGCTGCTCGGCGGCGCGCTGCTGCTGGTCGGCTGCCTCGCCATCCTGCTGCAAAGCGTTCACCGCGCCGCCCGCGCGGTCAAACGTTAAAGGCAGCCACATACTCGGTATCGTTTCGGTTTCGGAACGATACATGCTGTTTGGCCTGTCCGTTCTGACGGAAGCGGGCCAACGCAGCTATCCCTTGAAGGCCGGCAGGGTCAGGCCCTTGACGCCGACATCGAGCGCGAACAATCCGCCGGGATTCTTCTGGCGGACGAAGTGGCTGGCCGGGCGCTTGAGCACGGCTGACGTGACATAGAGGATGTCGAGGTCCTTGCCGCCGAATTCGCAGCACGTCGGCAGGTCGGTCGGCAGAACCACGGTCTGCATCAGTTCGCCATCAGGATCATACCGGCAGACCTTGCCGGTCACCGGGATGGTCACCCAGTAGCAGCCCTCTGCATCGACGGTGGCGCCGTCGGCGACGCCGCCGGTAACGGTCATGTCGATGAAGGTGCGGCGGTTCTCGATGTCGCCGGTGGCGGGGTCGAAATCATAGGCCCACACCGCGCCGGCATGGCTGTCGGAGAAATACATGGTCTTGAATCCGGGCTCCAGGCCAAGCCGTTGGAACAGCCGATGCCGTCGATCATCCTGTGCACGGAAAGGTCCGGATCGAGCCGATACAGCGCGCCGATGAATTCGATCGGCTGGCCCGGCACCTCGAACATCGAACCCGACCAGAAGCGGCCCTGACGGTCCGGCTTGCCGTCGTTGAAGCGGGTTTTCGGCATGTGCGCTTCCGGGTCGACGATCGGCTCGAATGTGCCCGTCGCCGGATCGAAGAAATGGAAGCCGTTGGTCATGGTCAGCACAAGGCCGCCCTTTTCGCGCAGGCCGAGGCAGCCGAGATATTCCGGTGCCTCGAAGGTCTCGTCCTTTTTGGTCACTGGGTCGTAGCGATGGATCAGCTTCTTCCAGATGTCGATCCACCACAGCACACCGGCTTTGGGGTCCCAGAGCGTGCCTTCACCGAGTTCGGCCCTGGCATCGACGACGCACGTGATTTGAACCATGGTCAGCCCTCCTTTCTGCGCAGCCTGCCGCCGAGGCCGGCGAACGTCTCGCTGCCGATCGACACGGTGAGCAGGATCACCGCGCCGTAGACGATGAGCAGTGCGCCGCTCGACAGGTTCAGTGCCGGCAAAAGACCGGTGAGGATGGTCAGCACCATGGCGCCGGCGACGGTGCCGAGATAGTGGCCGCTGCCGCCGAGGATCGAGGCGCCGCCGATGGCGACCGCGGCGATCGAGGTGAACAGGTAGGCGTCGCCCATGCCGAGATAGGCCTGGCCGGAATAGCCGGTCAAAAGCATGCCGGCGAAGGCGGCGGTGAGGCCCGAGATGACATAGGTGAGGATGGTGGTGCGCGCCGTCGGCACGCCGGAGAATTCGGCGACCGTGGCACTGGTGCCGAGCGCGTAGAGATGGCGGCCGAACGCCGCCTTGGAGAGCAGCAGCGTCGCCGCCAGCGTCAGCGCCAGCCAGATCAGCGCGATGACCGGGAAGCCACCGATCCGTCCGACCGACATGAACTGGATCAGGGCGGGCGCCGACGGCGTCGGCGAGCCGCCGGTCAGCACCAGGATCAGGCCTTGCAGGATGACATTGGTGGCCAGCGTCATGATGATCGGCGGCACGCCGAACTGGGCGACGCCGATGCCGTTGATGAGGCCGATGAAGGCGCCGCCGGCGAGCAGCAACGGCATGACCCAGGCCAGCGGCAGATCCTGCCCGCCGCACAGCAGCGCCATGATGATGGCGGCCGAATTCAGCACCCAGGGCACCGACAGGTCGATGCCGCCGCCGATGATGACGAAGGTCTGGCCGAGCGCGACGATGCCGACGAAGGCGGCGAGAACGACGGTCGAGCGCATGTTGGAGACCGACAGGAAGCCCGGCGAGAACATCGCCGTGACCAGGAGCAGCACGACCATGCCAGCATAAGCGAGCACGATCAGGCGGTTGCGGGTGAGGAAAGCGCTCATTGGACGCGGTTCCTCGCGGCTTTCTCGGCAACGGAGCTCGCAAGCACAGAGAGCAGCAGGATGACGCCGGACGCGACCGGCTGCCAGTAGCTCGATACATGCAGGACGAAGACCAGATTGCCGATCAGGGTCAGCACGAAAGC from Mesorhizobium sp. 113-3-3 encodes the following:
- a CDS encoding ABC transporter permease, whose translation is MSAFLTRNRLIVLAYAGMVVLLLVTAMFSPGFLSVSNMRSTVVLAAFVGIVALGQTFVIIGGGIDLSVPWVLNSAAIIMALLCGGQDLPLAWVMPLLLAGGAFIGLINGIGVAQFGVPPIIMTLATNVILQGLILVLTGGSPTPSAPALIQFMSVGRIGGFPVIALIWLALTLAATLLLSKAAFGRHLYALGTSATVAEFSGVPTARTTILTYVISGLTAAFAGMLLTGYSGQAYLGMGDAYLFTSIAAVAIGGASILGGSGHYLGTVAGAMVLTILTGLLPALNLSSGALLIVYGAVILLTVSIGSETFAGLGGRLRRKEG